Sequence from the Pseudomonas sp. 7SR1 genome:
ATCGTCAGGTAATCCGGATCGCCGGCCCCGATGCCGATGACTGATAACTTCTTCATGCTCAGGACTCCTGCCCAGGGGTCAGGGTGCGTAATCGCCAGACCCCGTTGAAACGCAACTCCAGGGCGGACAACGGTTCGATGTCGATACGGTTGAACGCCGATGCCGGACAGTGCAGTACATTCACCAGGGCCGCGCGGATCACGAACGGATGGGTGACAGCCAGCAGGTGTCCCGGCTCCTCTTCCAGGCTGGCGAGCCAGTCTGCGACACGGCGACACAACCGAGTGACCGACTCACCGCCATGGGGCGCGGCATCGGGATCGTCCAGCCAGCCCTGCAGGCGTTCCGGCTCTGCCTTGAGCAACGCGTCGACCGACAGCCCGCGCCATCGACCCAGGTCACAGTCGGCCAGGGCCTCGACCACCCGGAACTGCGCCCCATACAGCGCGGCTGTCTGGCGGGCGCGCAGTTCCGGTGCGCAGAGCAGTTGCCGGACATGTTCATACCCGCTGCCCGCCTCCGGACGCCTGTCCAGCCAGGCGGCGTCCAGCGGCTCGTCGGTCGCGAAGCACCCGCGTTTCTGGGCGGCGGTGCGCCCATGGCAGATCAAGGTCAGGCGGGTGGCTTGCATGCAGGTTCTCACGCAATCGGGATAGTCGGGAAAGGCCATGCTGGGCCGTCTGTGTGTTCGGCACCTTATATGAAATCAAATATCCGAACCAAAAAGGCGTTATTTCGGACACGAAAAAAAGCTTTGGCTGACACTCCAGCTGAAACCAGCGCGAGGCCCCGTCCTACGGCGTTTTCGCACCATTTTCGAGCATTTTAAACGGAACGTAAAAACCGCTGGACATGTAGCTCCCGCTACATAAATACTATTTTCAGGACTTATGTAAGAAATCCAACACCCATCCACGCAAGGAGCACGGATGCCTCCCCTCAGAGACCTTATTACCGATCCCGGCCTGGTATTGACGCCGTCGGAACGCAAGGTCGTACGTGCCCTGCTCGATCATTATCCACGCAACGGCCTGGGCCCGATGTCGCGTCTGGCCGACCATGCCGGCGTGAGCGACCCGACCATCGTGCGGCTGGTGAAAAAACTCGGGTTCGGCGGTTATGCCGAATTCCAGGATGCGCTGCTGGTGGACATGGACCATCGCCTGCGCTCCCCCCGCACGCTGCTGCAACCCCGGGCCAAACTGCAACAGGGCGATACCTGGAGCCAGTACCTGGCGGCCAGCCACCAGATTCTGGTTGAAACCCAGGCTCTGACCCAACCCGAAGACGTACGCATCCTGGTGCAGTGGCTGCTGGACAGCCGGCATCAGGTGCATTGCTTCGGCGGACGCTTCAGCAGCTTCCTGGCCCACTACCTGCTCACTCACCTGCGCCTGCTTCGTGCCGGCTGTTTTTCCCTCGAGGATAACGCCCAGTTGCCTGACCGGCTGTTCGATGTGCAACGCCAGGACGTGGTGTTGATCTTCGATTATCGTCGCTACCAGGCCCAGGCCTTGCGCGTGGCCAGCGCGGCCAAGGAACGTCATGCCCGGGTCGTGCTGTTCAGCGATATCTACACTTCGCCCTTGCGCGAACTGGCCGACCTGATCATCAGCGCGCCGGTGGAGTCGTCGGTCTCGGCCTTCGACAGCCTCGTGCCGGCCCTGGCCCAGGTCGAGGCGCTGGTCGCCTGCCTGACCCTGCAGTGCCCGGCGCTGGCCGAACGCCTGGAAGGCATCGATGCCCTGCGCGCAGAGTTCAACACGCACCTGTTGGAGGAAAAATAAGGATGTTCTCGCTCCCCCACCGCTCACCCAGGGACCTGCCGTTCACCCGCGACCACACCGCCTTGCTGCTGGTGGATATGCAACGGGCCTGGCTGGAACCGCAATTCGATGCCCACCTGGACACCCCCGAGGCAGACTATTTCATCCGTCGCGCCCGCGAACGGGTGATTCCCAACCAGCAGCGTCTGCTCCAGGGGCTGCGGGCGGCGGGGCAGAACGTACTGCATACCCACATCGAAAGCCTCACCGCCGACGGTCGCGACCGCTCCCTGGACCACAAGTTATCGGACATGCACTTGCCCAAGGGCAGCCCCGAGGCACAGATCATCGCCGAGCTTGCCCCACTGGAAAACGAGATCGTCTTGCCCAAGACGTCTTCGGGCGTGTTCAACTCCACCAACATCGACTACGTACTGCGCAACCTGCAGACCCGGCACCTGATCGTCGCCGGCATCGTCACCGACCAGTGTGTCGACATGGCCGTACGCGACGCCGCCGACCGTGGCTACCTGGTCACCCTGGTGGAGGATGCCTGCGCCACCTACACCGAACAACGCCACCTGGCCTGCCTGAATGCGATCAAAGGCTACTGCTGGATCGCCGACACCGACACCGTGCTCGGCCGCTTGCAGGAGATGCAGCCGTGAGCCGTCTCGACCGCGCAGCGCCCCTGGCACAGCTTCCCGTCACCACGCTGGTCAGCACCGACCTGATCGGCGTGACCCGAGGCCGCTCGTTCCCCAGCGATGAGCTGCCCCACTACGTCACCGCAGGTTGCGGCTGGGTGCCGGCCAACAGTGCGCTGACCCCCC
This genomic interval carries:
- a CDS encoding histidine phosphatase family protein — protein: MQATRLTLICHGRTAAQKRGCFATDEPLDAAWLDRRPEAGSGYEHVRQLLCAPELRARQTAALYGAQFRVVEALADCDLGRWRGLSVDALLKAEPERLQGWLDDPDAAPHGGESVTRLCRRVADWLASLEEEPGHLLAVTHPFVIRAALVNVLHCPASAFNRIDIEPLSALELRFNGVWRLRTLTPGQES
- a CDS encoding MurR/RpiR family transcriptional regulator, giving the protein MPPLRDLITDPGLVLTPSERKVVRALLDHYPRNGLGPMSRLADHAGVSDPTIVRLVKKLGFGGYAEFQDALLVDMDHRLRSPRTLLQPRAKLQQGDTWSQYLAASHQILVETQALTQPEDVRILVQWLLDSRHQVHCFGGRFSSFLAHYLLTHLRLLRAGCFSLEDNAQLPDRLFDVQRQDVVLIFDYRRYQAQALRVASAAKERHARVVLFSDIYTSPLRELADLIISAPVESSVSAFDSLVPALAQVEALVACLTLQCPALAERLEGIDALRAEFNTHLLEEK
- a CDS encoding isochorismatase family cysteine hydrolase gives rise to the protein MFSLPHRSPRDLPFTRDHTALLLVDMQRAWLEPQFDAHLDTPEADYFIRRARERVIPNQQRLLQGLRAAGQNVLHTHIESLTADGRDRSLDHKLSDMHLPKGSPEAQIIAELAPLENEIVLPKTSSGVFNSTNIDYVLRNLQTRHLIVAGIVTDQCVDMAVRDAADRGYLVTLVEDACATYTEQRHLACLNAIKGYCWIADTDTVLGRLQEMQP